The proteins below are encoded in one region of Sporosarcina sp. FSL K6-1508:
- the galE gene encoding UDP-glucose 4-epimerase GalE: MSVLVLGGAGYIGSHAVYQLIDQQLDVVVIDNLQTGHREAVHPDATFYEGDSRDIAFMRNVFTNESIDAVVHFAANSLVGESMEKPLEYFDNNVYGTQVLLQVMTEFNVKKIVFSSTAATYGEPESVPITEEMPTNPTSTYGETKLLMEKMMKWCELAFGIRYVALRYFNVAGARESGEIGEDHHPETHLVPIILQVALEQRSHITVFGEDYDTSDGTCIRDYVHVEDLINAHLLALNYLNNNGKSDIFNLGSNQGFSVKEMIDTARAVTGNEIPEKTGERRAGDPSILIASSHKAATQLGWKPTRTSIEKIIQDAWNWHVNNPNGYRKDVTAK; encoded by the coding sequence ATGAGTGTATTAGTTCTAGGTGGAGCTGGATATATCGGTTCACATGCGGTTTATCAGCTAATCGATCAACAGTTGGATGTCGTAGTAATTGATAATCTGCAAACGGGACACAGGGAAGCCGTCCATCCAGATGCAACATTTTATGAAGGTGATAGCCGAGACATCGCGTTTATGCGTAACGTATTTACGAATGAATCCATTGATGCAGTAGTTCATTTTGCGGCTAATTCCCTTGTCGGTGAATCCATGGAAAAACCATTAGAGTACTTTGATAATAATGTCTATGGTACACAAGTATTACTGCAAGTCATGACAGAGTTTAATGTCAAAAAAATTGTCTTTTCATCAACAGCAGCCACTTACGGGGAGCCAGAATCTGTCCCTATCACAGAAGAGATGCCTACCAATCCGACAAGTACTTATGGAGAAACAAAATTGTTGATGGAAAAAATGATGAAATGGTGCGAACTAGCCTTTGGCATTCGCTATGTTGCATTACGCTATTTCAATGTGGCGGGTGCGCGGGAATCTGGAGAAATTGGCGAGGATCATCATCCCGAAACACATCTCGTGCCAATCATTCTCCAAGTAGCTCTCGAACAGCGATCACATATTACTGTTTTTGGAGAAGATTACGATACCTCCGACGGCACATGTATCCGTGATTATGTACATGTAGAAGACCTTATCAATGCACATCTTCTAGCACTCAATTATTTAAACAATAATGGGAAAAGTGATATTTTCAATCTTGGCAGTAATCAAGGGTTTTCAGTCAAAGAAATGATTGATACAGCACGGGCAGTTACAGGTAATGAAATCCCTGAAAAAACAGGTGAACGCCGTGCGGGTGATCCTAGTATCCTAATCGCAAGCTCTCATAAAGCTGCTACTCAATTAGGTTGGAAACCAACACGAACTTCGATCGAAAAAATCATTCAAGATGCTTGGAACTGGCATGTCAACAACCCGAATGGTTATCGGAAGGATGTGACGGCGAAATGA
- a CDS encoding galactokinase, whose product MKKQDLLNEFISLFNITGTPRVFFAPGRMNLIGEHTDYNGGHVFPASISFGTYALAQKRDDQKLRFYSLNFPHTGTIECGLAELAYNESHGWANFPKGMIHYMRESGFEISCGMDILFHGDIPNSAGLSSSASIEMVTGVLLEGLFDLKIDRVKMIQLGQKVENDYIGVNSGIMDQFAIGKGKKGHAILLNCQTLAYNYAPIEMDNHVIMIINTNKKRTLAGSKYNERRAQCVQALADLQTTLQIMSLGELTKEQFEQHKHLIKHETARKRAKHAVYENERTVKAFEKLQQGNLEAFGQLMNESHESLHQDYEVTGIELDTIVQAAWNQKGVVGARMTGAGFGGCAIAIIEKDKVDSFKNNVNKIYSEKIGYEASFYTATIGDGARELTEGVY is encoded by the coding sequence TTGAAAAAACAAGATTTACTAAATGAATTTATATCACTCTTCAACATAACCGGAACACCACGTGTTTTTTTTGCGCCAGGTCGAATGAATCTAATTGGTGAACATACGGATTATAATGGTGGCCATGTGTTCCCTGCCTCCATTTCATTTGGCACATACGCACTTGCTCAAAAACGTGATGATCAGAAGTTACGTTTTTATTCGCTGAACTTTCCTCACACAGGGACCATAGAATGTGGTCTTGCTGAGTTAGCCTATAATGAATCACATGGCTGGGCGAATTTCCCTAAAGGAATGATTCACTATATGAGAGAAAGTGGATTCGAAATATCGTGTGGAATGGATATTTTATTTCACGGTGACATTCCTAACAGTGCCGGACTCTCCTCATCTGCTTCTATTGAAATGGTCACTGGCGTCCTTTTAGAAGGTCTATTTGATTTGAAAATTGATCGTGTAAAGATGATTCAACTTGGACAGAAAGTAGAAAATGATTATATCGGCGTCAATAGTGGAATTATGGATCAATTTGCAATCGGAAAAGGTAAAAAAGGACATGCCATCCTATTAAACTGTCAAACATTAGCTTACAACTATGCACCTATTGAAATGGATAACCATGTGATTATGATCATTAATACAAATAAGAAACGGACATTGGCTGGTTCAAAATATAATGAACGTCGCGCGCAATGTGTGCAGGCTTTGGCGGACTTGCAAACAACACTTCAAATCATGAGTCTCGGTGAATTAACAAAAGAACAATTCGAACAGCACAAGCACCTCATTAAGCATGAAACTGCCCGAAAACGTGCGAAACATGCTGTCTACGAGAATGAACGAACAGTTAAGGCCTTTGAAAAATTACAACAAGGTAATTTAGAAGCCTTTGGGCAATTGATGAATGAATCACATGAATCGCTTCACCAGGATTATGAAGTAACAGGCATCGAACTGGATACAATTGTTCAAGCAGCTTGGAATCAAAAAGGTGTTGTGGGTGCCCGTATGACTGGCGCGGGTTTTGGTGGTTGTGCGATTGCAATTATTGAAAAGGATAAAGTTGATAGCTTTAAGAATAACGTCAATAAAATCTATAGTGAAAAAATTGGTTATGAAGCATCATTTTACACCGCTACAATTGGTGATGGAGCAAGAGAACTTACTGAAGGAGTGTACTAG
- a CDS encoding Gfo/Idh/MocA family protein, whose protein sequence is MTIKVGIIGTGYFSMFHAKILSKVADVKITAIYGTSIEKAELMADKFTHAKGYDNLEGMLDAVNLDAVYICVPPMVHGELELALIKRGIPFFVEKPLSQGKEIPLQVLKGIKKKSLLTSVGYQYRYSESIAHLKSILNDQNIGIALGHYMGSMPKVPWWKNQSCSGGQFIEQTTHIVDLLRYICGEVDEVYSLFRNQNLSAQDKSVTVADVGTVTMKLCNGIVANISNTCILPENVGKSGITLFTDQGMLDWSSKRLEITRKSLTSKYIDKANPYQTESEVFIHAVRTGDSSGILSDYEDAYKTHEVTTAALQSAITSTPVKLITS, encoded by the coding sequence GTGACCATAAAAGTAGGGATTATTGGAACGGGTTACTTCAGTATGTTCCATGCGAAGATATTATCGAAAGTAGCGGATGTTAAGATAACAGCCATTTATGGAACAAGTATTGAAAAAGCCGAGTTAATGGCAGACAAGTTTACGCATGCGAAAGGCTATGATAATTTGGAGGGTATGTTGGACGCTGTAAACTTGGATGCTGTCTATATTTGTGTTCCACCAATGGTGCATGGGGAGTTAGAACTGGCATTAATTAAGCGAGGAATTCCATTTTTTGTTGAGAAACCATTAAGTCAAGGAAAAGAAATTCCTTTACAGGTATTAAAAGGAATCAAGAAAAAGTCTTTACTTACATCAGTAGGTTATCAGTATCGCTATAGTGAATCGATTGCCCATTTAAAAAGCATACTAAACGATCAGAATATTGGCATTGCCCTTGGACATTATATGGGGAGTATGCCTAAAGTGCCGTGGTGGAAAAATCAATCTTGTTCTGGAGGACAATTTATTGAACAGACAACGCATATTGTTGATCTACTTCGCTATATTTGTGGTGAAGTCGACGAGGTATATTCGTTATTTCGCAACCAGAATCTTTCTGCACAAGACAAATCAGTCACTGTTGCGGATGTAGGAACGGTAACCATGAAACTATGTAATGGGATTGTAGCTAACATATCAAACACTTGTATACTCCCTGAAAATGTTGGGAAATCAGGAATCACTTTATTTACAGATCAAGGTATGCTCGATTGGTCATCAAAACGTTTAGAAATCACAAGAAAAAGTTTAACATCAAAATATATCGATAAGGCTAACCCCTACCAAACAGAAAGTGAAGTATTTATCCATGCGGTACGCACAGGTGACTCATCTGGGATTCTATCTGACTACGAGGATGCATATAAGACGCATGAAGTAACCACTGCTGCCTTACAATCAGCAATAACAAGTACACCTGTCAAATTGATAACTAGCTAA
- a CDS encoding Cof-type HAD-IIB family hydrolase, giving the protein MIRLIAIDMDGTILSPDHSISTKNKQAILAAQSNGIEVVIATGRSFSEAFGPVSDEGLNLSYICLNGAEVRDEFGELLAATHIAKNDINEITSILDAHTIDYQLFIDTLIYTKSIKDQIDTFIQLAEAANQIPPVDKIRQEVMERVEKGFIVQLDSFDKLINQRGNEIYKVFGTSYNRQQLDNARNALQLLPGLAISSSGAGNLEITNHNAQKGIAVEQYANSKGIAMENVMVIGDSYNDLSMMVRAGHAVAMGNAPAAIKAACTEITTTNEYDGVGLAIEAILQQQV; this is encoded by the coding sequence ATGATACGCCTAATTGCAATCGATATGGATGGGACAATATTAAGTCCTGACCACTCTATTAGTACCAAAAATAAACAAGCGATTTTGGCTGCACAATCGAATGGGATCGAGGTTGTAATCGCAACTGGACGAAGTTTTTCTGAGGCTTTTGGTCCTGTTAGCGATGAAGGATTGAATCTCTCATACATTTGTCTGAATGGAGCCGAAGTTAGAGATGAATTCGGAGAATTGCTTGCAGCAACTCATATCGCTAAAAATGATATCAATGAAATCACATCAATTTTGGACGCTCACACAATAGATTATCAATTATTTATAGATACGCTCATTTATACAAAAAGTATTAAAGATCAAATCGATACTTTCATTCAACTTGCTGAAGCCGCGAACCAAATTCCCCCTGTTGATAAAATCCGTCAAGAAGTAATGGAAAGAGTAGAAAAAGGCTTTATCGTTCAACTTGATTCATTTGATAAGCTAATTAACCAACGCGGAAATGAAATTTATAAAGTATTTGGAACCTCTTATAATAGACAGCAGTTAGATAACGCTAGAAATGCACTTCAACTGTTACCTGGGCTTGCTATCAGTTCTTCGGGTGCAGGGAATCTCGAAATCACAAATCATAATGCACAAAAAGGGATAGCGGTCGAACAGTATGCTAACAGTAAAGGCATTGCAATGGAAAATGTCATGGTAATTGGTGATAGCTATAATGACTTATCAATGATGGTACGCGCAGGACATGCTGTTGCTATGGGCAATGCGCCAGCAGCAATAAAAGCTGCCTGCACTGAAATCACAACAACAAATGAATATGATGGTGTTGGTTTGGCAATTGAAGCGATTCTGCAACAACAGGTCTAA
- a CDS encoding carbohydrate ABC transporter substrate-binding protein — MKSVLGKMIMLLALFTVISAGCSNEKEAGKEGMPAKGGDANTDSKELEVAVFQGGYGDAFWKQLAENFEKENPGTKVNVTANPDIGEMIRPKIISGNPPDVVYLNQTDPSGVTQGLIKEHGLTDLTDLFDGNAIDEDVPLKDKILPGVLESVYMTPYGDGKIYMAPYNYNVMGLWYNKTLFDEKSIPLPKTWDELLDLNSVAKENGRALFTYQGTVPSYLEEILIPAVYSLGGQEALDQMLTYDPEFWKTETALEALGIFEKIAQEDNALMNGTVALDHTQSQTSFMQGKAMFIPNGNWFEGEMTEAPREEGFEFGFLGIPTFNANDPLLALNSMEQMYIPKGAANPELAKEFLRFMYSQENVKLNGELTKASMAVVGGADLVADYLSESTYNVFKAVESGMYSMSGNFAPVPTGVNVDPREVLFDQVASIMNKEMTVQEWADKMYETYSKVEEKK; from the coding sequence ATGAAATCTGTTTTAGGCAAAATGATAATGTTATTGGCTCTATTCACAGTAATTTCGGCGGGTTGCAGTAATGAGAAAGAAGCTGGAAAAGAAGGTATGCCAGCTAAGGGAGGAGATGCCAACACTGATAGTAAAGAGTTGGAAGTTGCCGTTTTCCAAGGTGGTTATGGGGACGCGTTTTGGAAGCAGCTTGCTGAAAACTTCGAAAAAGAGAATCCGGGCACAAAGGTTAACGTAACAGCGAACCCGGATATTGGTGAAATGATTAGACCGAAAATCATTTCAGGAAATCCACCTGATGTCGTCTATCTAAACCAAACAGATCCTTCAGGTGTCACACAAGGATTAATAAAAGAGCATGGTCTTACAGATTTGACTGATTTATTTGACGGCAATGCAATTGATGAAGACGTACCATTGAAAGATAAAATTCTACCCGGTGTATTGGAATCCGTTTATATGACACCGTACGGCGACGGTAAAATCTACATGGCACCATATAACTATAACGTAATGGGTCTTTGGTACAACAAAACACTATTTGATGAAAAAAGTATCCCATTACCAAAAACATGGGATGAATTATTAGATTTAAACTCTGTTGCAAAAGAAAACGGTCGTGCATTATTCACATATCAAGGTACTGTACCTAGCTACTTAGAAGAAATTCTAATTCCGGCAGTTTACTCGCTTGGTGGACAAGAAGCGCTGGATCAAATGCTAACGTATGATCCTGAATTCTGGAAAACTGAAACAGCACTTGAAGCATTAGGGATTTTCGAAAAGATTGCCCAAGAAGATAATGCATTGATGAATGGAACAGTTGCACTGGACCATACACAATCACAGACATCCTTTATGCAAGGGAAAGCTATGTTTATTCCTAATGGTAACTGGTTTGAAGGAGAAATGACAGAAGCGCCAAGAGAAGAGGGTTTTGAATTTGGTTTCCTTGGAATCCCAACTTTCAACGCTAACGATCCACTTCTTGCATTGAATTCTATGGAACAAATGTATATCCCTAAAGGCGCTGCTAATCCAGAGCTTGCAAAGGAATTTTTACGCTTCATGTATTCACAAGAAAATGTGAAGTTGAATGGTGAATTAACGAAAGCATCCATGGCGGTAGTTGGTGGTGCTGACTTAGTAGCCGACTACTTATCAGAATCAACTTATAATGTCTTTAAAGCAGTTGAGTCAGGTATGTATTCTATGTCTGGTAACTTTGCACCTGTACCAACGGGTGTAAATGTTGATCCACGTGAAGTCTTATTCGATCAAGTTGCTAGTATTATGAATAAGGAAATGACTGTTCAAGAATGGGCGGATAAGATGTATGAGACCTATTCAAAAGTTGAAGAGAAAAAGTAA
- a CDS encoding carbohydrate ABC transporter permease — MKSKERTAFILFCILPTLAIFSIFIVYPVTQVFIKSMYSSSGFGGNEEFIGLANFVELFQDDIFLQSLKNTGFLMLVVPAITLFLSLVFASILSFGELREKHLYRTIFFFPSILSFVVIGILWAFIYHPNMGIINEVLNWMGLDQFALTWLGSKDTVLWAIALVMVWQAVGYYMVMYLAGMDGVPRELYEAASLDGANAIQQFFKITVPMLWEIIRITIIFSINGVLNISFVIVIVMTAGGPNNASQVALTYMYKQAFVNANFGYAMAIAVIVFSVSLVLSFISNKLTEREAH, encoded by the coding sequence ATGAAAAGTAAAGAGCGAACAGCTTTTATATTATTTTGTATCTTGCCGACATTGGCTATATTTTCGATATTTATAGTCTATCCGGTAACACAGGTTTTCATTAAATCTATGTATAGTAGTTCGGGTTTTGGGGGGAATGAAGAATTTATCGGATTGGCTAACTTTGTCGAATTATTTCAAGATGATATTTTTCTTCAATCATTAAAAAATACAGGTTTTCTGATGTTAGTTGTTCCGGCTATTACACTGTTCTTATCCCTGGTGTTTGCTTCAATCTTATCTTTTGGCGAGTTAAGAGAAAAACACTTATATCGGACTATTTTCTTTTTCCCGAGTATCCTATCCTTTGTTGTTATCGGAATCCTTTGGGCTTTCATTTACCACCCGAATATGGGGATTATCAATGAAGTGCTCAATTGGATGGGATTAGATCAGTTTGCCTTAACATGGCTAGGGAGTAAAGATACCGTGTTATGGGCTATTGCACTTGTGATGGTGTGGCAGGCTGTTGGTTATTATATGGTCATGTACCTTGCTGGAATGGATGGTGTTCCAAGGGAACTCTATGAAGCTGCTTCTTTAGACGGTGCAAACGCTATACAGCAATTTTTCAAAATTACTGTCCCTATGCTATGGGAAATCATTCGTATCACCATTATTTTTAGTATTAATGGAGTACTGAATATCAGTTTTGTTATTGTAATTGTCATGACAGCCGGTGGACCGAATAATGCCTCGCAAGTTGCACTGACGTATATGTACAAACAAGCCTTCGTTAATGCAAACTTTGGCTATGCGATGGCAATCGCGGTTATCGTCTTCTCGGTATCGTTAGTACTGTCATTTATTAGTAATAAACTAACCGAACGAGAGGCTCACTAG
- a CDS encoding carbohydrate ABC transporter permease, producing MSGSKGLKQKGSKLLLRIVLLTATFIFVYPLVWNLLASLKTNKEIMSSPWGFPAVLQFENFVRAFTESSMGEFIINSFLVTGLSMLLLLILVIPTAYALSRFDFKGRKILHNFYMAGLFIQPVYIMIPLFLMLNNLHMLDNRFWLSLIYAAGALPFSIYLLTGFMRSIPKEYEESAFIDGSGYFRTLISIIVPLARPGILTVIIFNFFTFWNEYALALVLISSDEKKTIPVGLANLMEVQRFATDWAALFAGLVLVLLPTITLYALTQKKLTEGMSMGGLKG from the coding sequence ATGAGTGGAAGTAAAGGGTTGAAACAAAAAGGTTCTAAACTATTGTTGAGAATTGTGTTGTTAACGGCAACGTTTATATTTGTCTATCCACTTGTGTGGAACCTACTGGCATCACTGAAAACTAATAAGGAAATTATGAGCAGCCCATGGGGATTTCCTGCCGTGCTACAGTTTGAAAACTTTGTGCGGGCATTTACGGAATCGAGTATGGGAGAATTTATCATTAACTCCTTCTTAGTAACAGGTCTTTCAATGTTGCTCTTGCTTATTTTGGTTATTCCAACAGCCTATGCGTTATCCCGTTTTGATTTTAAAGGAAGAAAGATTTTACATAACTTTTATATGGCGGGGTTATTTATTCAACCCGTTTATATAATGATTCCTCTGTTTTTGATGTTGAATAATCTTCATATGTTAGATAATCGTTTTTGGTTGAGTCTTATCTATGCAGCAGGAGCATTACCTTTTTCAATATATTTGCTAACAGGGTTTATGCGTTCTATCCCGAAGGAGTATGAGGAATCGGCGTTTATCGACGGCAGCGGTTATTTCCGTACGCTAATCAGTATCATTGTGCCGCTTGCAAGACCAGGTATATTAACGGTAATCATTTTCAATTTCTTTACGTTTTGGAATGAATATGCACTGGCGTTAGTTTTAATATCAAGTGATGAGAAGAAAACCATACCTGTAGGGCTTGCAAATTTAATGGAGGTGCAACGATTTGCAACAGATTGGGCAGCATTATTTGCGGGTCTTGTGCTCGTCTTACTTCCGACGATTACGCTCTATGCATTAACACAGAAGAAGTTGACAGAAGGTATGTCGATGGGTGGACTAAAGGGGTAA
- a CDS encoding glycoside hydrolase family 35 protein, translating to MMTKGVVVVPFLKVEGNQLLLNKEPIQIISGAIHYFRIVPEYWEDRLIKLKACGFNCVETYVPWNLHEPKEGKFNFEGIADIEAFIRMAERVGLHVIVRPSPYICAEWEFGGLPAWLLTDSNMKFRSYYEPYLEKVDHYYDVLLKRLVPLLQTNGGPIIAMQIENEYGSFGNDKKYLTYIKDAMIDRGIDVLLFTSDGPTDLMLQGGTVDNVLATVNFGSKPVEAFDKLQAYFPNTPNIVMEYWNGWFDHWGEEHHQRDPAETAATFTEMLERGDSVNFYMFHGGTNFGFYNGANYGDEYQPTITSYDYDCPISETGDITPKFHAVREAIAKHIDIGELILPEPIPKMKYGPVIMTESVKLVDALEMISEPIQRANPETMEKLGQDYGFTLYRTFLEGPKEEAALSIQEVRDRALVFVDNDYKGVIDRWNNNTISFAVPKEGVQIDLLVENMGRINYGPMMNDPKGITAGVRFERQFLFDWKMYPLPMDNLQLLSFKENNEKTTGPAFYKGIFTVEEIGDTFVELPGWVKGFVVVNGFNLGRYWEIGPQETLYLPGPLIRKGDNEIVVFELHGSENLTVNLIDTHKLG from the coding sequence ATGATGACAAAAGGAGTTGTAGTAGTGCCTTTTTTAAAAGTTGAAGGAAATCAGCTATTGCTAAATAAAGAACCTATTCAAATTATTTCTGGTGCCATTCACTATTTCAGGATTGTTCCAGAATACTGGGAAGATCGTTTAATAAAATTAAAAGCATGTGGCTTCAATTGTGTTGAAACATATGTCCCGTGGAATTTACATGAACCAAAGGAAGGCAAATTCAATTTTGAAGGCATTGCTGATATTGAAGCGTTTATTCGAATGGCAGAACGTGTTGGATTGCATGTTATCGTTCGACCAAGCCCATATATTTGTGCGGAGTGGGAGTTTGGCGGTTTGCCTGCTTGGCTACTTACAGACAGTAATATGAAATTCAGGTCTTATTATGAGCCTTATCTAGAAAAGGTGGATCACTATTATGATGTTTTATTGAAAAGACTAGTACCATTACTACAAACAAACGGTGGACCCATTATTGCGATGCAAATTGAAAATGAGTATGGCAGTTTTGGTAATGATAAAAAGTATCTTACTTATATAAAAGATGCGATGATTGATAGAGGAATAGATGTATTGCTCTTTACATCAGATGGACCTACAGATTTAATGCTACAAGGCGGTACAGTGGATAATGTTTTGGCGACTGTTAATTTTGGCTCCAAACCAGTAGAAGCGTTTGATAAGTTACAAGCATATTTTCCAAATACGCCAAATATCGTGATGGAGTACTGGAATGGCTGGTTTGATCACTGGGGGGAAGAGCATCACCAACGTGACCCAGCTGAAACTGCCGCTACATTTACAGAAATGCTTGAACGTGGAGATTCGGTTAATTTTTATATGTTTCATGGAGGCACGAATTTTGGCTTTTACAATGGCGCTAATTATGGTGATGAATACCAGCCGACGATTACGAGTTATGATTATGATTGTCCGATAAGTGAAACAGGTGACATCACGCCTAAATTCCACGCTGTACGCGAAGCAATCGCCAAACATATAGACATCGGCGAATTAATACTACCTGAACCGATTCCGAAAATGAAATATGGACCTGTTATAATGACAGAGTCAGTTAAATTAGTTGATGCATTAGAAATGATCAGTGAACCGATCCAACGGGCAAACCCCGAGACGATGGAGAAGCTTGGGCAAGATTATGGATTTACACTTTATCGTACGTTTTTGGAGGGGCCAAAAGAAGAAGCAGCTTTATCAATCCAAGAAGTTCGTGATCGTGCATTAGTATTTGTTGATAATGATTATAAGGGTGTTATTGATCGGTGGAATAATAACACCATCTCATTTGCAGTACCTAAAGAAGGTGTCCAAATTGATCTATTAGTTGAAAATATGGGGCGTATTAATTATGGACCGATGATGAACGATCCAAAAGGAATTACAGCTGGTGTGCGATTTGAGCGTCAGTTCTTATTTGACTGGAAGATGTACCCTTTACCAATGGACAATCTGCAATTACTTTCGTTTAAGGAGAACAATGAAAAGACTACTGGACCTGCATTTTATAAAGGGATATTTACTGTAGAAGAGATTGGCGATACTTTTGTGGAATTACCAGGGTGGGTAAAAGGCTTTGTCGTTGTTAATGGTTTTAATTTGGGGAGATACTGGGAAATTGGACCTCAAGAAACATTATACTTACCAGGTCCGTTAATAAGGAAAGGCGATAATGAAATTGTTGTTTTTGAATTACATGGAAGTGAAAATCTTACGGTTAATTTAATTGATACACATAAATTGGGCTAA
- a CDS encoding LacI family DNA-binding transcriptional regulator produces the protein MATIKDIAEKAGVSSSTVSRVLNFDASLSVADETKKRIFEAAEELSYRKRSTKRYVNQKFAIVHWYTEKEELNDLYYLSIRLGIEQRCKEIGIYTEVYFFDNIKAIIPAEIEGIIAVGKFSDQQVKELTAINPMVVFVDYSPNEEKYDAIVIDFEKATKKVIDFFISTRHEKIGFIGGLELLRGQKEPIEDLREKTFQSYMKEKELYEEQFVYRGSFSVDDGYRLMRQAIEDLGDDLPTAFFISSDAIAIGCLRALHEAAILIPERVSIIGINDMSVSKYMYPSLSTIKVYTEIMGATAVDTLVERLEGRKITKKVFISTKLIIRQSVRK, from the coding sequence ATGGCCACAATTAAAGATATAGCAGAAAAAGCGGGTGTATCTTCTTCAACCGTTTCGCGGGTACTGAATTTTGATGCCAGTCTATCGGTAGCAGACGAAACGAAAAAAAGGATATTTGAGGCTGCAGAAGAGTTGTCTTATCGGAAACGTTCAACCAAAAGATATGTTAACCAAAAATTTGCCATTGTACATTGGTATACAGAAAAAGAAGAATTAAATGACCTTTATTATTTATCCATACGGCTCGGTATTGAACAACGGTGTAAAGAAATAGGCATTTATACCGAAGTATACTTTTTCGATAATATTAAAGCTATTATCCCTGCGGAAATCGAGGGCATTATTGCCGTGGGAAAATTTAGTGATCAACAAGTGAAAGAATTAACAGCCATTAACCCAATGGTTGTCTTTGTGGATTACAGCCCTAATGAAGAGAAATATGATGCCATTGTTATAGATTTTGAAAAAGCAACAAAAAAGGTAATAGACTTCTTCATTTCTACAAGGCATGAAAAAATAGGATTTATTGGTGGATTAGAGCTGTTAAGAGGACAAAAAGAACCTATCGAAGATTTACGTGAAAAGACGTTCCAATCCTATATGAAAGAAAAAGAGTTGTATGAGGAACAATTTGTTTATAGGGGCTCTTTTTCAGTGGATGATGGCTATAGATTAATGCGGCAAGCAATTGAAGATTTAGGCGATGATTTACCGACAGCTTTCTTTATAAGTAGTGATGCTATCGCAATCGGTTGTTTAAGAGCACTCCATGAAGCAGCTATACTTATTCCTGAACGAGTTAGTATTATTGGCATTAATGATATGTCTGTTTCCAAATATATGTACCCATCATTGAGCACAATTAAAGTATATACGGAAATTATGGGGGCAACGGCCGTAGATACATTAGTAGAACGTTTAGAAGGTAGAAAAATTACAAAAAAAGTTTTTATTTCTACAAAACTAATAATACGCCAAAGTGTTAGAAAGTAA